The Streptomyces sp. NBC_00569 genomic sequence GCGCCGGTTGACGGCGAGGGCCAGGCCGAGCGCCAGAGCCGTCTGCAGCGGGACGACCAGCAGGACGTAGTACAGGTTGTTGCGCAGGGACGTCATGAAGAGGGTGCGGGTCAGGCCGTCGTCGGTGAACAGGCCCTGGTAGTTGCCGAGTCCGACGAAGTCGGCCGCTCCGGAGAAGGGGTTCGACTGGCCGTCCCAGTCCAGCAGGCTCACCCACACCGCCATGACGACGGGTATGGCCAGGAAGAGGCCGAGGATGATCACCATGGGGCTGACGAAGATCCAGCCCCACAGGCCCTGGCGGCCTTCGCGGCGCGATCGGCGCGCCGTCGGGCCGCGGCGTACGGCCGCCGGGGTGCGGGGCGGCCGCGCCGTCGTGCTGGTGTTCATCGACCGCTACCGCCCAGCACGCTCTCGCCGTTCTTCTGCAGGTCGGCCAGGAGCTTCGCCGGCTCGCTGTCCGCCAGCTGCGCGAGGGAGGTGTTGAACTCGGCCATCACCTGGCGCATGCCGGGAGCGGACACCGGCCGCTGGGCGTAGGCAGTCCCGTCCGCCCATGCCTTCGACTCGGGGTTCTGGGCGACGTACTTCTCGAGCAGTGTCGTCTTCGCGGGCATCACGCCGACGGCCTTGGCGAACTCCAACTGGCTGCTGTCGCTGGTGAGATGGTTGATCAGGTCGACCGCGGCGGTCTGGTGCCGACTCTTGGCGGCGACGCCCCAGCAGTTCGTGAAGACCATGGTGCCCTTGCCGCCGGGCCCCTCGGGCAGCGGGACGACCTTGTACGCGGTGTCCGGGAAGTCCTTGGTCATGGCGCCGGCCAGCCAGTTGCCCTCGATGGTCATCGCGGCCTTGCGCTTGCCGAACGCCTCGCCGCCCCATCCGGCGTCCAAGTCCTTCGGGTACTTGAGCACGCCTTCCTTGAGCAGCTTCTTGACGAAGGTCAGCGCCTGGACGTTCGCCTTGTCCGTGGCCGTCATCTTCGTCTGGTCGGTGTTGGTCAGCCAGGAACCGGACTGCTTGATGAAGGCGCCGAGCTCGTTGTAGTCGGGGTTGAAGGCCAGGCCGGTGACGCCGTTCTTGGTGAGCTTCTTGGCCACGGCCTCCAACTCGTCCCAGGTCTTGGGGTAGTCGGCGTCGGTCAGGCCGGCCTTCTTCCACAGGGTGGTGTTCACGGCGAGGCCCAGCGTCGACTGGTCCTTGGGCGCGCAGTACAGCTTGTCGTCGTAGGTGAAGGCCTTCGTCAGCACGGGGCTGAAGTCGTCGCGGTCCTTGAGCTTGTCCCGTAGGCGTACAGCGAGCCGCGCTTGGCGTACGTGGAGAACTGGTCAGCGGTGGTGTAGAAGACGTCCGGCGGGTTGCTGCCCGCGAAGGCCTGGCCGAGCTGCTGGTCGATGTTCTGCGCGAGGTCCACGGTGACGGAGTTCTTCGTGTCCTTCGCCCATGCGGCGGCGGCCTTCTTGACCGCGGTGGTCTCGGCGTCGCCCGACGTGGCGATGAGGACCTTGATCTTCTGCTTGCCCGAGTCGTCCTAGGCGGTTCCCTCGTCGAACCCTGACGAGCAGGCCGTGGCCAGCAGTGCTATCGACAGTCCGCAGGCGACAAGAGGCAGTTGGGTGCGGCTCATGATCGTTCCTTTGCGCGTGGAGGCGAGTGTCGTGGTGTGAGCGGGTGGAGCGGGACGAGCGTGGTCGGGGGCAGGGGGCGGCGGCCCGGGTCAGGTGCTTGCCGGAGCGTCCACTGCGGCGGGCCCGGAACTGGCCCTCACCACGAGTCCGGGGGGCAGCAACCGGTGCTCGTAAGGGAGCAGAGGATCGGCGATCCGGGCGCGCAGCATCCGCACGCACTCCTCGGCGACCTGCTCCAGGGGCTGTTCGACGGAGGTCAGGGCCGGATCGAGGAGTTCGGTGAAGGGCGAGTTGTCGAAGCCGGTGACCGCGACGTCGGTGCCGGGCCGCAGCCCGCGGTCGCGCAGGGCGTCGTAAGCGCTGAGGGCGAGGGCGTCGCTGACGGCCATGATCGCGGTCACGTCTCGGCTCAGGAGGGTGTCCGCGGCCTGTCGGGCGGCCTCGGGCAGGGCTGTCTCGTGCAGTCCGCGGACCGGAAGTCCGTGACGTTCCATGGTGCGGAGCCAGCCCGCGGTGCGGTCGTCGCCGGTGCCACTGCCTACGGGCCAGCCCAGCAGGCCGATCCGCCGGTGTCCTGCCGCGATGAGGTGCTCGGTCGCCACCTCGATGCCCGCCGCGCCGTCGACGTCGACCCAGTCGCCGAAGTCGTCCCCGCTCCAGGAGCGGCCGAAGGCGACGAAGGGCACGGATCGGTCGTGCAGCCAGCGGTGGCGCGGATCGTCCTCACTGGTGCGGTCCAGGACGAACGCGTCGACTGCCCGTTCCCGCAGCAACTCGTCGTAGCGCTCGATCTCTTCCTCACGGGAGCCGACCGAAAAGACCATCAGCCGGTAGCCCGCGGCGGCGGCGAGGGCGTGCAGGAAGCGGTCGTACACCGCGTTGGATCGACCGGCGACGCTGCGCTCCAGCGCGTACCCGAGGGTGCGTGACTCGCGGCGGCGCAGGGAGCGGGCGGCGGTGTGCGGACGGTAACCCAGCTCTTTTATGGCGGCGTTGACCCGGGCCAGGGTCTCGGGCCGCAGCAGCTCAGGATTGTTGAGGGCGTTGGACACCGTCTGCTTGCCGACCTCGGCGAGACGCGCGACATCAGCCATCGTCGGTGGCCGTCCATCGGACGAAGTAGCCCCAGCAGGAAGGTCTTTGGTCATTTCAATCCATACGGAACGTCGGGTACGGTGTGGACACGAGGCGATTGGATCGATCCAATACCGTGTTGGATCGATCCAACCGCAAAGTTCGGTCACTGTACATCCCCCCTCCCGCACGAACGAAGGCCAAAGGTCACATCTCGATGGCGCAGCAGACCCCTCAGCAGATACAGCCCGCGGCGTCCGCCTCGGAGTTCGCCGGCCAGCCGTTCGTCCACGACGCGATACTCGCGATCTGGGCGCCCTCCTTCGTGGCCTCCCGCCCCGACGGCGACATCGCCGCTCCGGTCGACGGCTTCTACCACGGTGACCGGCGCTTCCTCAGCTCACTGCGGATCAGCGCCGACGGGGCACACCTCACCGCCACGAACAGCGCGCTGGAGTCTGCCGACCGCGCCACGTTCGACGCCGTGTTGCGGGGCGTCGCCCAGCTCACCCCCGACCCGGCGGTGGCACTGCGCCGGGATCGCAGTGTCGAGCCGGGCCGGTTCCGCGAGACGGTCACCGTCCACAACAGCGGTTCCCTGGCGGCCCACTTCACGCTCGGCATCACCGCCGAGAGCGACTTCGCGGCCATGGACGCCGTCAAGAGCGGTGCCCGGACACCCCTGGCCGGGCCACGCGACGAAGGGGACGGCCTGGCCTGGGTCTCGAACGGCAACCGGATGACGCTCACGGCCCGCGTCCACGGCCCCACCGACCCCGACAGCGTCCCGGTCCCCGTCTCGGTGGACGGCAGCCGCGGCAGCTGGGCCTTCACCATCGCTCTCGCCCCGGGCGATACATGGACCTGCACCCTCGAAGGCCTCGCCGAGAGTGCCACGCCCACGCCCTTCGCCCCGGCGGCACGCGAGGACCGCCCCTGGGCCGACCTCCAACTGGCTTCTGCAGACAGCGACTTCGCCCGACTGGTCGCACAGTCGGAGCAGGACCTGGCCCGTCTGCTGCTGGCCGACCCCGAGGCACCGGGTGATCTGTTCGTCGGGGCGGGCGCCCCTTGGTACCTCACCCTGTTCGGCCGGGACTCGCTGTGGACCGCGCGGATGTTGCTGCCGCTGGGCACCGAACTGGCGGCCGGCACCCTGCGTACACTCGCGCGCCGGCAGGGCCGCGCCGTCGTGTCCGTCACCGAGGAACAGCCCGGCAAGATCCTCCACGAAGTCCGCGCCGAGGCGCAGGAGACAGAGGACGGAACCCGACTGCCCGCGCAGTACTACGGCACCATCGACGCCACTCCCCTGTGGATCTGTCTGCTGCACGACGCATGGCGCTGGGGCATGCCGTCGGAGGAGGTCGCCGCGCTGCTGCCGCACCTCGAAGCAGCTCTCAACTGGCTTGTGGAGTACGGCGACCCGGACGGGGACGGCCTCCTGGAGTACATCGACTCCACCGGCACGGGCCTGGCCAACCAGGGCTGGAAAGACTCCGGCGACTCGGTTCGCTTCCGGGACGGCTCCTTGGCCACCCCGCCCATCGCGCTGTGCGAGGTGCAGGCTTACGCACACGAGGCAGCCGTCTCCGGGGCCACCCTGCTGGACGCCTTCGACCGGCCCGGCGGCGACCGCTACCGCGACTGGGCCGCGCACCTGCGCGAGGCCTTCCGGCGCGGATTCTGGACGACCGACGAACACGGCCGATACCCGGCAATCGCTCTCGACACCGACAAGCGCCCCGTGGACGCTGTCACCTCGGGGCTGGGACATCTGCTCGGCACCGGCCTCCTCGACGACGACGAGGAACGTCTCGTCGCCGACCGACTGCTCTCGCCCGGCCTGTCCGACGCCTTCGGCCTGCGCACGTACGCCACCGGCAACGGCGGTTACAACCCGCTCGGCTACCACGTCGGCTCGGTCTGGCCGCACGACACGGCCATCGCGGTGCACGGACTGGCCCGTGCCGGATACCCCGACCAAGCCCGGCACCTCGCTGACAACCTGATCGCTGCGGGGCCCGCCTTCGACTCCCGCCTGCCCGAACTCTTCGCGGGCACTGCCCAATCAGAGTCTTCCCGGCCGGCCCCGTACCCGGCATCGTGCCGACCGCAGGCATGGGCCGCCGCCGCGTCCGTGGCCCTGCTCCAGGCGCTGCTCGGCCTCGATGCAGACGTGCCGGCGGGCACGGTGAGCATTCAGCCGGTCGCGAGCGGGCTGCTGCCGCTGACCGTGACGGGGTTGCGGATCGCCGGTCACGAACTCTCCGTCTCCGTCGCGGCGGACGGCTCCGCGCAGACCCACACCACGGCACCCGTCGAGGTGTACGCCCTCACCCCAGACACCCTGCCCCCTGCGCCGGACACCGCTTGAGTGGCACGCCGACCGCCGCAAGCACCCGGTTTGCGGCGGTCGGGCACGGCGCCGACTCGGACGCCGAACGGGTCGTCGTACGAGTTCGTTCCTGTCCCGTTCGGGAGCTCATCACCCCTGTTCAGACCGCATATCTGCACTCGTTGATCACGCTGCCGAGTATGCGGATGCCTAGAAACCGGTGAGCGGACGGGGCGCCTACAGGCGTCGGGTGCTCCAGGGCGAGGGGAGGGAGCTGTCGGCGAGCCTGGTGGGGCGATGACGTTGTCATGCTGGGCGTACGCATTGAGGACGTGTCGGGCGTCGAACTCGTTCCACATCAAGAAGGGCGCTCGTCAAGCGTGCGCACGGGACGCTCCAGGCAGCACCTTTGAGACTTTTCCGCCGCTCAAGGCTGCACGCCCCGCACTTCGGCATCACCCGGCCCTATGCTTCTACACAGGTGTAGAAACTCGCGGGTGTCATGCGTGTTCCGGCGCTCCCGGCTCTGCTCACCCTCGTACGCACAAAAGGGAGAGACGCCTCGATGGTGTTCAAACGACTGCTCGGCTCACTCGGTGTGGGCGGCCCCACCGTCGACACGGTCCTCGCGCCCGGGGCCACCGCCCCCGGCTCCACGCTCTCCGGCCAGGTCCATCTCAAGGGTGGCAGCGGCGACTTCGACATCGACCACATCACCCTAGAACTGGTGGCCCATGTCGAGGCAGAACACGAGGACGGCGAGAGCCACGGCATGGTGGCCTTCGATCGGTTCGTGGTCGGTGGCGGCTTCCGGCTCGCCGAGGGCTCAGAGCAAACCGTGCCGTTCTCGGTGACGCTGCCATGGGAGACCCCGATCACCGAGCTGTACGGGCAGGGCCTGGGCATCGTCCTCGGCGTGCACACCGAACTCTCGGTCGCGGGCGCCAAGGACAAGGGCGACCTCGACCCGCTCGCCGTCGGACCACTCCCAGCACAA encodes the following:
- a CDS encoding amylo-alpha-1,6-glucosidase, which translates into the protein MAQQTPQQIQPAASASEFAGQPFVHDAILAIWAPSFVASRPDGDIAAPVDGFYHGDRRFLSSLRISADGAHLTATNSALESADRATFDAVLRGVAQLTPDPAVALRRDRSVEPGRFRETVTVHNSGSLAAHFTLGITAESDFAAMDAVKSGARTPLAGPRDEGDGLAWVSNGNRMTLTARVHGPTDPDSVPVPVSVDGSRGSWAFTIALAPGDTWTCTLEGLAESATPTPFAPAAREDRPWADLQLASADSDFARLVAQSEQDLARLLLADPEAPGDLFVGAGAPWYLTLFGRDSLWTARMLLPLGTELAAGTLRTLARRQGRAVVSVTEEQPGKILHEVRAEAQETEDGTRLPAQYYGTIDATPLWICLLHDAWRWGMPSEEVAALLPHLEAALNWLVEYGDPDGDGLLEYIDSTGTGLANQGWKDSGDSVRFRDGSLATPPIALCEVQAYAHEAAVSGATLLDAFDRPGGDRYRDWAAHLREAFRRGFWTTDEHGRYPAIALDTDKRPVDAVTSGLGHLLGTGLLDDDEERLVADRLLSPGLSDAFGLRTYATGNGGYNPLGYHVGSVWPHDTAIAVHGLARAGYPDQARHLADNLIAAGPAFDSRLPELFAGTAQSESSRPAPYPASCRPQAWAAAASVALLQALLGLDADVPAGTVSIQPVASGLLPLTVTGLRIAGHELSVSVAADGSAQTHTTAPVEVYALTPDTLPPAPDTA
- a CDS encoding LacI family DNA-binding transcriptional regulator, whose product is MADVARLAEVGKQTVSNALNNPELLRPETLARVNAAIKELGYRPHTAARSLRRRESRTLGYALERSVAGRSNAVYDRFLHALAAAAGYRLMVFSVGSREEEIERYDELLRERAVDAFVLDRTSEDDPRHRWLHDRSVPFVAFGRSWSGDDFGDWVDVDGAAGIEVATEHLIAAGHRRIGLLGWPVGSGTGDDRTAGWLRTMERHGLPVRGLHETALPEAARQAADTLLSRDVTAIMAVSDALALSAYDALRDRGLRPGTDVAVTGFDNSPFTELLDPALTSVEQPLEQVAEECVRMLRARIADPLLPYEHRLLPPGLVVRASSGPAAVDAPAST
- a CDS encoding extracellular solute-binding protein, yielding MLTKAFTYDDKLYCAPKDQSTLGLAVNTTLWKKAGLTDADYPKTWDELEAVAKKLTKNGVTGLAFNPDYNELGAFIKQSGSWLTNTDQTKMTATDKANVQALTFVKKLLKEGVLKYPKDLDAGWGGEAFGKRKAAMTIEGNWLAGAMTKDFPDTAYKVVPLPEGPGGKGTMVFTNCWGVAAKSRHQTAAVDLINHLTSDSSQLEFAKAVGVMPAKTTLLEKYVAQNPESKAWADGTAYAQRPVSAPGMRQVMAEFNTSLAQLADSEPAKLLADLQKNGESVLGGSGR